Proteins from a genomic interval of Periophthalmus magnuspinnatus isolate fPerMag1 chromosome 11, fPerMag1.2.pri, whole genome shotgun sequence:
- the dpm3 gene encoding dolichol-phosphate mannosyltransferase subunit 3 — MTKLVEWLVGVTVVLVAWAVVSFDLLDLRLPDTYREVAWPMPLYLLVSFGCYSLATVGYRVATFNDCEEAARELQEQIKEAKEDLRKKGLKM; from the coding sequence ATGACTAAACTCGTGGAGTGGCTGGTTGGAGTCACGGTGGTCCTTGTGGCCTGGGCGGTGGTCTCATTCGACCTGTTGGACCTGAGATTACCGGACACGTACCGGGAGGTGGCCTGGCCCATGCCGCTGTACCTGCTCGTGTCGTTCGGCTGCTACTCCCTGGCTACGGTCGGGTACAGGGTGGCCACTTTCAATGACTGTGAAGAGGCTGCGAGGGAGCTACAGGAGCAGATCAAGGAAGCCAAAGAGGACTTGAGAAAAAAGGGATTAAAGATGTGA